The genomic region TTTGAGATACAGAAAGGACTGGCTTgccttttatttaatatttcctttGAAAATGCAGTCAGCTTAAAATATTTGCAGCTATAGACGACCAAAGGCAGCTGCGCAAAAGATATAACTTCACTAGTGACTGCTGCATTTTCCCCGGGAATTCTCCTATGTCGATTCGTAgggatttatttctctaaaaAGTATTTTCGGGATCAGATTCTTTAGATCTACTTGATCTAAAGAAAAGTCTTCTTCTACCTAAGTCTTGTTGGAATTCACTGATTTTTGAGGAGTCTAGGAATACAATTTTTGTATGGCTCTCCTTTTAAGGAATTTAAATATCTACATGgaatttattaatataatttactagAATAATGGAATGAAATACTTATGAAAATAAATTTATGGATGTATACTCACCTTCTTTAGCAGTATCCATATATTTTTGCAAATTGTTTGGCAGTTCATTTTTATCTTTTAGGTGAAAACCCAAAATGTTAATCATACTGGGCACATGTGAAATGGGTGCATTAATACTCTCGTGGTCATTAATTAAGAAAAGAGAAACGTTTTTGTCGATGGCTGCCAAATCGGGACATCCAGGGAAGTATTTCTTCATAACTGCTTCTTGGCTGGGAGAGGATAGAAACTTACTAACGAGAACATCGTACATATAAGCCAAACTGTTAAATGATCGTTGCCAAAAGGTCATTGGGCTTGAATAACCGTGTAAAGTATTGGGTATAACTGACGGAGGGGCTGAATTGCCTGCAGTGATGTGGAAATTTGTCACTGGTGCAAAGGGACTAAAGAGTATTAAGGGTGCTTTAAAATACCAAGATAGTCCCTTAAGAGCTGAGTACATTACATCTTCTAGTACTATAACGTCAAAGTGTTTGTTTGAATCCAACAATTCTTGAAATTTCGGATGGTTTAATGTTTGCTCGGTGAAATTTACTGCCACTGAATGGAACAAAACTTGAACCAGTAAAGCCTTCCATTTCGAAACTGTTATAAAGTTTGTATTCATACCTA from Diabrotica virgifera virgifera chromosome 3, PGI_DIABVI_V3a harbors:
- the LOC126881652 gene encoding UDP-glycosyltransferase UGT5-like, with translation MVSVFEDKQKVPGYEEIYLDGLVDNLGMNTNFITVSKWKALLVQVLFHSVAVNFTEQTLNHPKFQELLDSNKHFDVIVLEDVMYSALKGLSWYFKAPLILFSPFAPVTNFHITAGNSAPPSVIPNTLHGYSSPMTFWQRSFNSLAYMYDVLVSKFLSSPSQEAVMKKYFPGCPDLAAIDKNVSLFLINDHESINAPISHVPSMINILGFHLKDKNELPNNLQKYMDTAKEGVILFSFGSFVNPSKMDPQIKQAFLNSLGKLSQKVLWKTDEDNILGKPDNVILHKWLPQEDILGTQQMFRRDLD